GCGCTTATGGGATAGTTGACGCATGTATCTGCCGCCTTTGTGCATATATATCTACATGATATCAGAAAAGAGGGGAGGGGCGCACATTGAGTAGTCCACGACGGAATCCAGACATCGTGTTATTTACAGTTACATGTTTGCTCTTGGTTATTGGTGTGGTCATGGTGGCCTCGGCTAGCTTTGTGTTGGGCCAAGAGCTAGGTGATCCCTTCTTTTATGTTAAGCGACAGATTCTGTGGGTTCTAATTGGTGTATGCACGATGATTGTGATGATGAAGATAGACTACCATACTCACTTTCGCTGGGCCTTCGCGGGCCTTTTGGTCTCCTATGTACTCTTGGCCTTGGTGATTATTATTGGTCCTGAGATCGGCGGTTCACAACGCTGGCTCCCCCTTGGGGCATTTAGAATTCAGCCGTCGGAATTTGCCAAACTTGCCATTATAAATTTCCTCGCAGTGTACCTGTCGGTGATCGGAGAGCGAAGTAGCAAGTTTGTCCCCGGGATTTTGATTCCCCTATTCATTGTTGGGATTGCCTTCGTCTTGATTTTCAAAGAACCGGATATGGGTACTAGTGTACTCCTGTTGGCCACGGCGATGGTGATGTTGTTTGTTAGTGGTGCCCGCATGCTACATCTGGGGCTGGTGGTCAGTGCCGGCATACCGGCAGGGATCGTCTTGATTAAGCTTGAGGACTACCGCATGCGGCGCATTTTCTCCTTCCTGGATCCTTGGGAAGATCGTCTTGGATCCGGTTGGAATATTATCCAGTCTTTATTGGCCATTGGTTCTGGGGGGCTTTTTGGTTTGGGCCTGGGGCAGGGCAGGGAGAAATTTGGCTACCTCCCGGCGGCCCATACTGATTTTATCTTTGCGGTAATCGGTGAGGAATTGGGTTTTATGGGCACCTTTGGGGTTATCTTCCTGTTCTTCTTGTTTGCCTGGCGGGGACTGCGGATTGCGATTAATGCTCCGGATCATTATGGGAGTTGTCTAGCCGCGGGGATTACCGGAATGACTATTCTACAGGCGGTATTGAACATAGGTGTGGTAACCGGGATGTTGCCGGTTACAGGTATTACCCTGCCCCTAATTAGTGCGGGAGGTTCCTCCCTGGTGATTACGTTGGCGGGAATCGGCGTATTACTGAATATCTCGCTGCAGCAGACGAAGGTGTAAAACATGTCAGAAGTCAGGTTTGTCGTAGTTGCTGCCGGTACCGGCGGCCATATTTATCCCGGGCTATCCATTGCAGGTTCCTTGCAGGAACGGGTTAGCGAAGCGAAGATATCTTTTATTGGGCGCCCTAATTCAGCGGAAGAGTCGGCGATTACCAAACAAGGGTATGACTTCTATCCGATTAGGGCCAAAGCGCTACCCCGCAGGATTAGCCTGCAACTGCTTACCTCGGGGGCGATCCTATCGTATAGTACCCTTAGATGCATCCGCCTACTGCGGCATCTACGTCCGCGGATGATTATTAGTATTGGGGGGTTTGTTTCGGTACCGGTAGTGCTTGCCGCCCGGATGCTAAAAATCCCGGTGGCGATGCATGAACCCAATGCTCTGCCGGGGTTAGCAAACAAGTTTATGGCCAAGTACGCCCGGGTGGTGATGTTGGGGTTCGCTGGCGCAGCGAAATACATGCCCCCACAAGCAAACATGGTGGTGACCGGGACACCTATTCGTCCAGAGATCATGGCTACTACCAAGGAAGCTGGCCGACAAGGGTTAGGAATCGATAGGTCCAAGAAAATGCTATTGGTTGTCGGTGGTAGTCAAGGCGCCAAGTCGATCAATGAGTCCATGGAAGAGGCGGCCAACGCCTTTAAAGACAGACAAGATCTTGTGATCTTGCATCAGACCGGTCCTGGGCATTTTGCCGAGGTGTGCAAACGCTTCGGTGGTACAAGCGATCGGGCCATTGATGGTAACAGGACCATCGTACCCTATATCCAACAGATGCCCCTAGCCCTTGCCGCGGCGGATCTAATTGTATGTCGTGCGGGGGCGGTGACTTTGGCGGAGATCACCGCCGCTGGTCTACCCGCTGTTGTGATTCCCTACCCCTTTGCTGCGGAGGACCATCAACGGAAAAACGCCCTAGAACTGGTGGAAGCCGGAGCGGCAATCATGATTGATGATGGAGAGTTGACTGGTGAGGCATTGGCTAATGCGGTGCTAACGATTTTAGATGACGATGTACGATCTCATCGGATGGCCCATGCCAGTAAAAATCTGGGTAAACCCGCTGCGTTGCAGGAAATCACCAAGACCATATTGAACTTGATGTAAAGTGACTTGTTATCCCTG
The Limnochordia bacterium genome window above contains:
- the ftsW gene encoding putative lipid II flippase FtsW — its product is MSSPRRNPDIVLFTVTCLLLVIGVVMVASASFVLGQELGDPFFYVKRQILWVLIGVCTMIVMMKIDYHTHFRWAFAGLLVSYVLLALVIIIGPEIGGSQRWLPLGAFRIQPSEFAKLAIINFLAVYLSVIGERSSKFVPGILIPLFIVGIAFVLIFKEPDMGTSVLLLATAMVMLFVSGARMLHLGLVVSAGIPAGIVLIKLEDYRMRRIFSFLDPWEDRLGSGWNIIQSLLAIGSGGLFGLGLGQGREKFGYLPAAHTDFIFAVIGEELGFMGTFGVIFLFFLFAWRGLRIAINAPDHYGSCLAAGITGMTILQAVLNIGVVTGMLPVTGITLPLISAGGSSLVITLAGIGVLLNISLQQTKV
- the murG gene encoding undecaprenyldiphospho-muramoylpentapeptide beta-N-acetylglucosaminyltransferase; amino-acid sequence: MSEVRFVVVAAGTGGHIYPGLSIAGSLQERVSEAKISFIGRPNSAEESAITKQGYDFYPIRAKALPRRISLQLLTSGAILSYSTLRCIRLLRHLRPRMIISIGGFVSVPVVLAARMLKIPVAMHEPNALPGLANKFMAKYARVVMLGFAGAAKYMPPQANMVVTGTPIRPEIMATTKEAGRQGLGIDRSKKMLLVVGGSQGAKSINESMEEAANAFKDRQDLVILHQTGPGHFAEVCKRFGGTSDRAIDGNRTIVPYIQQMPLALAAADLIVCRAGAVTLAEITAAGLPAVVIPYPFAAEDHQRKNALELVEAGAAIMIDDGELTGEALANAVLTILDDDVRSHRMAHASKNLGKPAALQEITKTILNLM